One genomic region from Vannielia litorea encodes:
- a CDS encoding FAD-dependent oxidoreductase: MAEEITCDLLVAGSGAAGLAAAVVAAHRGLRVVVAEKADVIGGTTAWSGGWIWAPGNPVCAAGGVAEEPGAAQAYLEAVQGNAFNAELVDTFLKAAPEMVGFFERETALQFEPGLKIPDTYSHLPGAGKGGRSVIAKPYEAKGLGAALKLLRRPMRETSFMGMTIQAGPDLRAFMTVLRARRSALYVARRMARHLWDLARHGRGMQLRNGNALVARLMRSALDRGVELRTGHALEGLLTEAGAVVGARLAVSSGEVTVKARRGVVLACGGYPHDTARRAATFPRPETHAALAVPEATGDGLRAGEAAGGRQTEALAGPAALCPVSEVRWPGGTRGTFPHIIDRGKPGVIGVLANGQRFCNEGLGYHDYVTALLAATPEDATPESWLICDHRFIRRYGLGITRPAPLPLRPWLRARYLTRGATPEALARACGIDPAGLAATIAAFNESAACGEDPAFHRGTTPYMRLQGDPDHGPNPCVAPLARAPFYAVRVIPGSFGTFAGLVTDGAARVLGPEGQPVPGLYAAGTDMASVMGGHYPAGGINLGPALTFGFIAGRHASGEQP; this comes from the coding sequence TTGGCCGAAGAGATCACCTGCGACCTGCTTGTGGCAGGCTCCGGCGCCGCCGGGTTGGCGGCGGCCGTTGTGGCAGCCCATCGCGGGCTGCGGGTGGTGGTGGCCGAAAAGGCCGATGTGATCGGCGGCACGACCGCATGGTCGGGCGGCTGGATCTGGGCACCGGGCAACCCGGTGTGCGCGGCGGGCGGCGTAGCGGAAGAGCCGGGCGCGGCGCAGGCCTATCTGGAGGCGGTGCAGGGCAATGCCTTCAACGCCGAGCTGGTGGATACCTTCCTCAAAGCCGCGCCGGAAATGGTGGGCTTCTTCGAGCGCGAAACGGCGCTGCAGTTCGAGCCGGGGCTGAAGATTCCCGATACCTACAGCCACTTGCCCGGCGCGGGCAAGGGCGGGCGCTCAGTGATCGCCAAGCCTTACGAGGCGAAAGGCCTCGGCGCGGCATTGAAGCTGCTGCGGCGGCCCATGCGCGAAACCAGCTTCATGGGGATGACCATCCAGGCCGGGCCGGACCTGCGGGCCTTTATGACCGTGCTACGCGCGCGCCGCTCGGCGCTTTACGTGGCGCGGCGGATGGCGCGGCATCTGTGGGATCTGGCGCGACACGGGCGCGGCATGCAGCTACGCAACGGCAATGCACTGGTGGCGCGGCTGATGCGCTCGGCGCTGGACCGGGGCGTGGAGCTGCGCACCGGCCACGCGCTGGAAGGGCTGCTGACCGAGGCGGGCGCGGTGGTGGGCGCACGGCTGGCCGTGTCTTCGGGCGAGGTGACCGTGAAGGCGCGGCGCGGCGTGGTGCTGGCCTGCGGCGGCTACCCGCATGATACCGCCCGCCGCGCCGCCACCTTCCCCCGCCCCGAAACCCATGCCGCCCTTGCCGTGCCTGAAGCCACGGGTGACGGGCTGCGGGCCGGCGAGGCCGCAGGCGGGCGGCAGACCGAGGCGCTGGCCGGCCCGGCGGCGCTTTGCCCGGTGTCCGAGGTGCGATGGCCGGGCGGCACGCGCGGCACCTTTCCGCATATCATCGACCGGGGGAAGCCGGGGGTGATCGGGGTGCTGGCGAATGGCCAGAGGTTCTGCAACGAGGGGCTGGGCTACCACGATTATGTCACCGCCCTGCTTGCCGCCACGCCGGAGGATGCCACGCCCGAAAGCTGGCTGATCTGCGATCACCGCTTCATCCGCCGCTACGGCCTCGGCATCACCCGCCCTGCCCCGCTGCCGCTGCGCCCGTGGCTCCGCGCGCGCTACCTGACCCGCGGTGCCACGCCCGAGGCGCTGGCCCGCGCCTGCGGCATCGACCCGGCGGGGCTGGCCGCGACCATCGCCGCCTTCAACGAAAGCGCGGCGTGTGGCGAAGACCCGGCCTTCCACCGCGGCACCACGCCCTACATGCGCCTTCAGGGCGACCCGGACCACGGGCCGAACCCCTGCGTCGCCCCGCTCGCCCGCGCGCCCTTCTACGCCGTCCGAGTGATCCCTGGCAGCTTCGGCACCTTTGCCGGCCTTGTCACCGATGGCGCGGCGCGGGTGCTGGGGCCGGAGGGCCAGCCGGTGCCCGGCCTCTACGCCGCCGGGACCGATATGGCCTCTGTCATGGGCGGGCATTACCCTGCGGGCGGCATCAACCTCGGCCCGGCGCTGACCTTCGGGTTCATCGCCGGGCGCCACGCTTCGGGAGAGCAGCCATGA
- a CDS encoding LysR family transcriptional regulator, producing the protein MPEMTLRQIEVIRAVMMTGTISSAAEMLGVSAPGISRLVKHTEEALDIRLFERKAGLFVPSVEASAVFDHVREVYKGVANLQDAVGSLKRGENVALAFASAPSVAQVIAARVLKRVRDRYQSLFIDLNILKIEETVDYLLLERGEFVIMSSQVQNASVENEKIAEARLLVILPEGHALASRSEISVHDLAEEQLIGVEPSDPYGALTASPFRAAGLEPQHAMRGRFAQTVVSLVRQGLGVAVIDEFSVAEAELPGLVRRPLVEGSTIDIYVSRKKGRVLSGFAEHAITHFRRELARATEEGPGYWRQS; encoded by the coding sequence ATGCCCGAAATGACCCTGCGCCAGATCGAGGTGATCCGGGCGGTGATGATGACCGGAACGATCTCATCGGCGGCCGAAATGCTCGGCGTGTCAGCCCCCGGCATATCCCGGCTGGTCAAGCACACCGAGGAGGCGCTCGACATTCGCCTGTTCGAGCGCAAGGCGGGGCTCTTCGTGCCTTCGGTCGAGGCCAGCGCGGTGTTCGACCATGTGCGCGAGGTCTACAAGGGCGTTGCCAACCTGCAAGACGCGGTCGGCTCGTTGAAGCGCGGCGAGAACGTGGCGCTCGCCTTCGCCTCCGCCCCCTCGGTGGCGCAGGTCATCGCCGCGCGGGTGCTGAAACGGGTGCGCGACCGCTACCAGAGCCTCTTCATCGACCTGAACATCCTCAAGATCGAGGAAACGGTGGATTATCTGCTGCTCGAGCGCGGCGAGTTCGTCATCATGTCGTCTCAGGTGCAGAACGCCTCTGTCGAGAACGAGAAGATCGCCGAGGCCCGTCTGCTGGTTATCCTGCCCGAGGGGCATGCTCTGGCCAGCCGCTCCGAGATATCAGTGCATGACCTTGCCGAAGAGCAGCTCATCGGCGTCGAGCCGTCCGACCCCTATGGCGCGCTCACCGCCTCGCCCTTTCGCGCCGCCGGGCTGGAGCCGCAGCACGCCATGCGCGGCCGCTTTGCCCAAACGGTGGTGAGCCTCGTGCGGCAGGGGCTGGGCGTGGCGGTGATCGACGAGTTCTCGGTCGCAGAGGCCGAGCTGCCCGGCCTCGTCCGCCGCCCGCTGGTGGAGGGCAGCACGATCGACATCTACGTGTCACGCAAGAAGGGCAGGGTGCTTTCGGGCTTTGCCGAGCACGCCATCACCCACTTTCGCCGCGAGCTGGCCCGCGCCACCGAGGAGGGGCCGGGCTATTGGCGGCAATCTTAA
- a CDS encoding Bug family tripartite tricarboxylate transporter substrate binding protein, which produces MNKFILGAISALTLSAGAALAEYPEKEIQGIIQWGAGGSTDTVMRSVTPHAEEALGGTIVMQNMTGGVGAIALNHVADSDADGYTLLMGAENPLLYKVMGLGDKDYSDFIPISILARGTPMLVANVDAPFNDYAEMMAHIKENPGEVRFGATGPGGLPSVVTGMITSVEGGLDVISVPYDGDGPALTALQGGAIDVMPAVLGAAIEGIRAGNMKPLAVFDVEANAKLPDVPAVTSFNDGYSTYLPWGPFFGVFVANGTPDDVVAKLGAAYAEGAKNEEFIKLMDDRGFTMMGISGQEAQDFLTKWQQGTTWLLQDAGLTKASPEDFGIARPGE; this is translated from the coding sequence ATGAACAAATTCATCCTTGGCGCGATCTCCGCGCTGACCCTCTCGGCTGGCGCTGCGCTGGCCGAATACCCTGAAAAAGAGATCCAGGGCATCATCCAGTGGGGGGCCGGTGGCTCCACCGACACCGTGATGCGCTCGGTCACGCCCCACGCCGAAGAGGCGCTGGGCGGCACCATCGTGATGCAGAACATGACCGGCGGCGTGGGCGCCATCGCGCTCAACCACGTGGCCGACAGCGATGCCGATGGCTACACCCTGCTGATGGGCGCCGAGAACCCGCTGCTCTACAAGGTGATGGGTCTGGGCGACAAGGATTACTCCGACTTCATCCCGATCAGCATCCTCGCCCGTGGCACGCCCATGCTGGTGGCCAACGTGGACGCGCCGTTCAACGACTACGCAGAGATGATGGCCCACATCAAGGAGAACCCCGGTGAGGTGCGCTTTGGCGCGACCGGCCCCGGCGGCCTGCCCTCCGTGGTGACCGGCATGATCACCTCGGTCGAAGGCGGCCTCGATGTGATCTCCGTGCCCTACGATGGTGACGGCCCCGCGTTGACCGCCCTTCAGGGTGGCGCGATCGACGTGATGCCCGCCGTGCTCGGCGCCGCCATCGAAGGCATCCGCGCCGGCAACATGAAGCCGCTCGCCGTCTTCGACGTGGAAGCCAATGCGAAGCTGCCCGACGTGCCCGCCGTGACCAGCTTCAACGATGGCTACAGCACCTACCTGCCCTGGGGCCCGTTCTTTGGCGTGTTCGTCGCCAACGGCACCCCTGATGACGTGGTCGCCAAGCTCGGCGCCGCCTATGCCGAAGGCGCCAAAAACGAAGAGTTCATCAAGCTGATGGACGACCGCGGCTTCACCATGATGGGCATTTCCGGCCAAGAGGCGCAGGACTTCCTGACCAAGTGGCAGCAGGGCACCACCTGGCTGCTGCAGGACGCGGGCCTCACCAAGGCCTCGCCGGAAGACTTCGGCATCGCCCGCCCCGGCGAGTGA
- a CDS encoding tripartite tricarboxylate transporter TctB family protein, with protein sequence MDQIDPDHHDGTSDATPGGVEAKRRPGELGFAIFLLVASLGLLWSAYGISGFEALSAPGTVPMATTAVMVVTALIVVIKTARLPRISSETFSRDILPVVVLVFAAFLVAFGVALEPLGFLPTAALFLIAAIKILARRSWLWTLAVSLCSLALIWLIFRIVFTVLMPAGIVPEAEFIQFFRNLFSGAGE encoded by the coding sequence ATGGACCAGATCGATCCCGACCATCACGACGGCACCTCCGACGCCACCCCCGGCGGGGTCGAGGCCAAGCGCCGGCCCGGCGAACTGGGCTTTGCCATCTTCCTCCTCGTGGCTTCCCTTGGCCTGCTGTGGAGCGCCTATGGCATCTCCGGCTTCGAGGCGCTCTCCGCGCCTGGCACCGTGCCGATGGCCACCACGGCGGTGATGGTGGTGACCGCGCTCATCGTGGTGATCAAGACCGCCCGCCTGCCGCGTATCAGCAGCGAGACCTTCTCGCGTGATATCCTGCCGGTGGTGGTGCTCGTCTTCGCGGCCTTCCTCGTGGCCTTCGGCGTGGCGCTGGAGCCGCTCGGCTTTCTGCCCACCGCCGCGCTCTTCCTGATCGCCGCCATCAAGATCCTCGCCCGCCGCTCGTGGCTCTGGACGCTGGCCGTCTCGCTCTGCTCGCTGGCGCTGATCTGGCTGATCTTCCGCATCGTCTTCACCGTGCTCATGCCCGCCGGCATCGTGCCCGAGGCCGAGTTCATCCAGTTCTTCCGCAACCTCTTCTCGGGAGCAGGCGAATGA
- a CDS encoding tripartite tricarboxylate transporter permease, whose protein sequence is MTALWDFLTVFTQPQLLLLVGLGTFAGVYVGAIPGLSVTMAVSILISFTFSWDVYPAISLMIGIYMGGVYGGSRTAILLNIPGAPSAIATALDGYPLAKRGEAGQAIGVTTVMSFIGGFVGIGVLALAAPLVSDFALRFQPRDYMLLAVLGILLVGSLSQGSLVKGIFAGALGIAIGAVGRDPLTFTERFTFDLQIMTSGVSFIAVMIGMFGVSEALLQLHHVDKDAVRQKITRIVPSLSTVRKHLPLSLQTSTIGVVIGALPGTGGDIAALMAYDHAKRVTKNPERAFGDGAMEGLVAPETANNAAVGGAFIPMMTLGIPGDAVTAIMIGALFIHGLNPGPMLMIDQPDMFWFIVGALVTANIFMLIFGLTGIRLFTKIVEMPRSVLIPLIMLLSIVGAYAVNNSLTDVYWMLGFGVFGYFMRHYGYPLGPVILGVILSRLLDDNWRRAIISEREDFWRFMGGVVSSPLSLTLLIAVILIFVSQTPLWSRGKARLFRKKES, encoded by the coding sequence ATGACCGCGCTGTGGGATTTTCTGACTGTCTTCACCCAGCCCCAGCTCCTGCTGCTGGTGGGTCTCGGCACATTCGCCGGGGTCTACGTGGGCGCCATTCCGGGCCTGTCAGTCACAATGGCGGTGTCGATCCTGATCTCCTTCACCTTCTCATGGGATGTCTACCCGGCGATCTCGCTGATGATCGGCATCTACATGGGCGGGGTCTATGGCGGCTCCCGCACGGCGATCCTGCTCAACATCCCCGGCGCGCCCTCGGCCATCGCCACCGCGCTCGATGGCTACCCGCTGGCCAAACGCGGCGAGGCGGGGCAGGCGATTGGCGTGACCACGGTGATGAGCTTCATCGGCGGCTTCGTCGGCATCGGCGTGCTGGCCCTTGCCGCGCCGCTGGTCTCTGACTTTGCCCTGCGCTTCCAGCCGCGCGACTACATGCTGCTGGCGGTCCTCGGCATCCTGCTGGTCGGCTCGCTCTCGCAGGGCAGCCTCGTGAAAGGCATCTTCGCCGGTGCGCTCGGCATCGCCATCGGCGCCGTGGGGCGTGACCCGCTCACCTTCACCGAGCGCTTCACCTTCGATCTGCAGATCATGACCAGCGGCGTCAGCTTCATCGCCGTCATGATCGGCATGTTCGGCGTGTCCGAGGCGCTGCTGCAACTCCACCACGTCGACAAGGACGCGGTGCGCCAGAAGATCACCCGCATCGTCCCGTCGCTGTCGACCGTGCGCAAGCACCTGCCGCTCAGCCTGCAAACTTCCACCATCGGCGTGGTGATCGGCGCGCTCCCCGGCACCGGCGGCGACATTGCCGCGCTCATGGCCTACGACCACGCCAAGCGGGTCACCAAGAACCCCGAGCGCGCGTTCGGCGATGGCGCGATGGAGGGGCTGGTGGCGCCCGAAACCGCCAATAACGCCGCCGTCGGCGGGGCCTTCATCCCGATGATGACCCTCGGCATCCCCGGCGACGCGGTGACCGCCATCATGATCGGCGCGCTCTTCATCCACGGCCTCAACCCGGGCCCGATGCTGATGATCGACCAGCCAGACATGTTCTGGTTCATCGTCGGCGCGCTGGTCACCGCCAACATCTTCATGTTGATCTTCGGCCTCACCGGCATCCGGCTCTTCACCAAGATCGTCGAGATGCCCCGCTCGGTGCTGATCCCGCTGATCATGCTGCTCTCCATCGTCGGCGCCTACGCGGTGAACAACTCGCTGACGGATGTCTACTGGATGCTCGGCTTCGGCGTCTTCGGCTACTTCATGCGCCACTACGGCTACCCGCTCGGCCCGGTGATCCTCGGCGTGATCCTGTCGCGCCTGCTCGATGACAACTGGCGCCGCGCCATCATCTCGGAGCGCGAGGATTTCTGGCGCTTCATGGGCGGCGTGGTGTCATCGCCGCTTTCGCTGACGCTGCTCATCGCCGTCATCCTGATTTTCGTGTCGCAAACCCCGCTCTGGAGCCGGGGCAAGGCACGCCTCTTCCGCAAGAAGGAAAGCTGA
- a CDS encoding shikimate dehydrogenase family protein, translating into MPDLLLGLIGDNIASSSSPRLHRLAGAQNGMEVQYDSLIPPALGEDFDTIFARCARDGYRGVNVTYPYKEYVARKVKVSDPLVAAIGAVNTVLFAPSGPTGWNTDYTGFMAAYRAARGEAGPGKVCLVGTGGVGRALAFALVALEAAELRLVDRDTAKAEALAEELRAASRGTEVVTGTEVDALAAGATGLVNATPVGMVGHDGTAIPARCLPGAEWAFDAVYTPLDTRFLQDAEAAGLSIISGFELFFWQGVHAWAHFSGKPLDEPSLYTALRNKTPA; encoded by the coding sequence ATGCCGGATCTGCTTCTCGGCCTCATCGGCGACAATATCGCCTCCTCCTCCTCCCCCCGCCTGCACCGGCTCGCCGGGGCGCAGAACGGCATGGAGGTCCAGTATGACAGCCTGATCCCGCCCGCGCTTGGGGAGGATTTTGACACCATCTTCGCCCGCTGCGCCCGCGATGGCTATCGCGGGGTGAACGTGACCTACCCCTACAAGGAATATGTCGCGCGGAAGGTCAAGGTATCCGACCCGCTGGTTGCCGCCATCGGTGCCGTCAACACCGTGCTCTTCGCGCCAAGCGGCCCGACCGGCTGGAACACCGATTACACCGGCTTCATGGCCGCCTACCGCGCCGCACGCGGCGAGGCGGGGCCGGGCAAGGTCTGCCTCGTGGGCACCGGCGGCGTGGGCCGCGCGCTGGCCTTCGCCCTCGTCGCGCTGGAGGCCGCCGAGCTGCGCCTCGTCGATCGTGACACCGCCAAGGCCGAGGCTCTCGCTGAAGAACTCCGCGCCGCCTCCCGCGGGACTGAAGTGGTGACCGGCACCGAGGTCGACGCGCTCGCTGCCGGAGCCACCGGCCTCGTCAACGCCACCCCCGTCGGCATGGTCGGCCACGACGGCACCGCCATCCCCGCCCGCTGCCTGCCCGGCGCCGAATGGGCCTTCGACGCCGTCTACACCCCGCTCGACACCCGTTTCCTGCAAGACGCCGAAGCCGCCGGCCTCTCCATCATCTCCGGCTTCGAGTTATTCTTCTGGCAAGGCGTCCACGCCTGGGCCCACTTCTCCGGCAAACCCCTCGACGAACCGTCGCTCTATACCGCGCTGCGCAACAAAACACCCGCCTGA